The region GCCCGCCGCCGAGGTGGAGCCCGACCTCGACGGCGCACTCGCGCGCATTCTCGAGGCCCGGTCGGGCGCGGATGCCCGCGCCGTGACGCTCGAGGAGGGCCTCAACCAGATCGCGAGCGCGCAGGCGGAGCACTACGCGCGCGGTGGCGAGGGCTGGGACGGCGACCTCGGCGAGCAGCTCGCCGCGCGCGGGTACGCCACGGGGGCCGCGCGGGCGCGCACGGCGCAGGACGGCCCTGCCGCCGTCGACGCCTGGCTCGCCGACGGCGACTCGGCCGGCGATCTCCTCGACGGCCGCTACGGCGGGATCGGGCTCGCGTCCGCGCGGCTCGGGGACGGGCGCACGATGGTCGTGGCCGTGCTCGGCTACCGGGCGGACGACGGCGCGATCGCCGCGGGCTCACGAGGCGCCGCGGAGGCGCTCGACCTGACGAACGCCGAGCGCGCCGCGTCCGGGCTGCCCGCGCTGACCTCCAGCGCGGACCTCGACCGCGCCGCACAGGTGCAGGCCGACCACCAGGCCGCGATCCTGGAGATGACCCACGACGGGAACGGCGGCCTCGGGTCGCGCCTCGGCGCCGTCGGCTACCGCGCGGGGGCCGAGAACGTGGCGGTCGGGCAGCGCTCGGTGGGCGAGGTGGTCCAGGGGTGGATCGAGTCCCCGGGGCACCACGCCAACATCGTCCACCCCGATATGACGGAGATGGGCTTCGCGGTCGCGTTCGGCACCGACGGGCGCGCGTACTGGGCGCAGGTGTTCGGGAACCGCTGAGCGACCCGACGAGCGCGGGGTGGGTTCGGCGCG is a window of Litorihabitans aurantiacus DNA encoding:
- a CDS encoding CAP domain-containing protein; protein product: MSPFHPQHRAGRRRPALGPRALAAAGATLAAAVVLAGCSAPAPAPTAEPEPPAVAPEPVDPNRGGPAETLAPAPTEPEVDPATVDPRASFTPHASEEPPAAEVEPDLDGALARILEARSGADARAVTLEEGLNQIASAQAEHYARGGEGWDGDLGEQLAARGYATGAARARTAQDGPAAVDAWLADGDSAGDLLDGRYGGIGLASARLGDGRTMVVAVLGYRADDGAIAAGSRGAAEALDLTNAERAASGLPALTSSADLDRAAQVQADHQAAILEMTHDGNGGLGSRLGAVGYRAGAENVAVGQRSVGEVVQGWIESPGHHANIVHPDMTEMGFAVAFGTDGRAYWAQVFGNR